One window of Candidatus Mycobacterium wuenschmannii genomic DNA carries:
- the fbaA gene encoding class II fructose-bisphosphate aldolase, with translation MPIATPDVYAEMLKRAKENEYAFPAINCTSSETVNAALKGFADAGSDGIIQFSTGGAEFGSGLGVKDMVTGAVALAEFTHVVADKYPINVALHTDHCPKDKLDTYVRPLLAISSERVRAGQNPLFQSHMWDGSAVPIDENLEIAQELLKLAAAAKIVLEVEIGVVGGEEDGVEAEINDKLYTTPEDFEKTIEALGHGEHGHYLLAATFGNVHGVYKPGNVKLRPDILDQGQKVAAAKLGLGDGAKPFDFVFHGGSGSLKSEIEEALRYGVVKMNVDTDTQYAFTRPLAAHMFTNYDGVLKVDGEVGNKKVYDPRSYLKKAEASMTERVIEACNDLHCNGKSVS, from the coding sequence ATGCCTATCGCGACGCCAGACGTCTACGCCGAGATGCTCAAGCGTGCCAAGGAGAACGAGTACGCCTTCCCGGCGATCAACTGCACGTCGTCGGAGACGGTCAACGCAGCGCTGAAGGGTTTTGCCGACGCGGGCAGCGACGGGATCATCCAGTTCTCCACGGGCGGCGCGGAATTCGGCTCCGGCCTCGGGGTCAAGGACATGGTCACCGGCGCGGTCGCGCTGGCCGAGTTCACCCACGTCGTCGCCGACAAGTACCCGATCAATGTGGCGTTGCACACCGACCACTGCCCGAAGGACAAGCTGGACACCTATGTGCGCCCGCTGCTGGCCATCTCCAGTGAGAGGGTGCGAGCGGGTCAAAATCCGCTGTTCCAGTCGCACATGTGGGACGGCTCCGCGGTGCCGATCGACGAGAACCTGGAGATTGCGCAGGAGCTGCTGAAGCTGGCCGCCGCCGCCAAGATCGTCCTCGAGGTCGAGATCGGCGTCGTGGGCGGCGAGGAAGACGGCGTCGAGGCCGAGATCAACGACAAGCTCTACACCACCCCCGAGGACTTCGAGAAGACCATCGAGGCGCTGGGCCACGGCGAGCACGGGCACTACCTGCTGGCCGCGACCTTCGGCAACGTGCACGGCGTCTACAAGCCCGGCAACGTCAAGCTGCGCCCCGACATCCTGGACCAGGGGCAGAAGGTCGCCGCGGCCAAGCTCGGACTGGGCGATGGCGCAAAGCCCTTCGACTTCGTCTTCCACGGCGGGTCCGGCTCGCTGAAGTCGGAGATCGAAGAGGCGCTGCGTTATGGCGTGGTGAAGATGAACGTCGACACCGACACCCAGTACGCGTTCACCCGGCCGCTGGCCGCGCACATGTTCACCAACTACGACGGCGTGCTCAAGGTCGACGGCGAGGTGGGCAACAAGAAGGTCTACGACCCGCGCAGCTACCTCAAGAAGGCCGAGGCGTCGATGACCGAGCGGGTCATCGAGGCGTGCAACGACCTGCACTGCAACGGCAAGTCCGTCAGCTAG
- a CDS encoding Rv0361 family membrane protein produces MPTPSGSDPDAVENDATTEQAQSEADTTVEPTSGADEKTTESPHAADPETEVIGPSGPEQQPPVPQLQPGERRYTAPGFDAKETAIIDAASDPATEVFAQGRPPTGAQPGARAATPQLIPPRLGSKFRPSGQRSWGWVLALILIILALAAVAVLGTVLLTRGDRQSNASREDQVRNTIQSFDAAVQTGDLTKLRTLTCGSMRDDYVNYNQREWNDVYHRVAAAKQYPVVADIDQVVVDGDHAEANVTAFMAYAPQTRSMRSFDLQYRDDQWKICESKSG; encoded by the coding sequence ATGCCCACTCCATCAGGGTCCGACCCGGACGCCGTCGAGAACGATGCGACCACCGAGCAGGCGCAATCGGAGGCCGACACCACCGTCGAACCGACTTCCGGCGCCGACGAAAAGACCACCGAGAGCCCGCACGCAGCGGACCCGGAGACCGAGGTGATCGGCCCGTCCGGGCCGGAGCAGCAGCCGCCGGTCCCCCAGCTTCAGCCAGGCGAGCGCCGCTATACCGCTCCCGGCTTCGACGCCAAGGAAACCGCGATCATCGACGCGGCCAGCGACCCCGCCACCGAGGTCTTCGCCCAGGGCCGCCCGCCCACTGGCGCCCAGCCCGGCGCGAGAGCCGCTACGCCGCAACTGATTCCGCCGCGGCTGGGCTCTAAATTCCGGCCGTCCGGCCAGCGCAGCTGGGGCTGGGTGCTGGCGCTGATCCTGATCATCCTGGCGCTCGCGGCCGTCGCCGTGCTCGGCACCGTGCTGCTGACCCGCGGCGACCGGCAGTCCAACGCGTCGCGGGAAGACCAGGTGCGCAACACAATTCAGAGTTTCGACGCCGCGGTGCAGACCGGTGACCTGACCAAGCTGCGCACCCTGACCTGCGGCAGCATGCGCGACGACTACGTCAACTACAACCAGCGCGAGTGGAACGACGTGTATCACCGCGTCGCGGCTGCCAAGCAATATCCCGTCGTCGCCGACATCGACCAGGTGGTCGTCGACGGAGACCACGCGGAGGCCAACGTCACCGCGTTCATGGCGTACGCGCCGCAGACCCGCTCGATGCGCAGTTTCGACCTGCAGTATCGCGACGACCAGTGGAAGATCTGCGAGTCCAAGTCCGGCTAA